GATGATCTTTGTCATGCCGATTATTCAACTGCTGGTTCTCGGGTATGCGGTCAGCACCGATGTCAAGAATATCGACACCGCCGTTTATGATTTCGATCGCAGTGTCTATTCGCGCGAATATATCCGCTCGCTGTCGGCCGGAGATTATTTTATTACCCGCGCCAGCCGCTTTCCGGTCATGAATGCCGATCATGGCTTCCGCGAAAATCTCTATAGCACCGCTATAATTATTCCCAAGGATTTTTCCCGTCAACTGCAGGAGCGGAGAAAGGCCGATATCGGCTTCATGGTCGACGGCGCTAATGCCAATTCGGCGGCCATCGCTCTGGGATATATCAACATCATCACCGGACGGTACAACGAGAAGGTTACCGGGCTGTCGCTTCCGATTACTATGCGGCAACAACGGCTCTATAATCCCGAGGCCGAATCGGTTGACTTTATGGTTCCGGGGATTGTCTCGGTGCTGCTGACCATGATCACGATGATGCTTACCTCAATGGCGATCGTGCGGGAGCGCGAAATCGGCACACTGGAACAACTCATGGTTACCCCGATCACCACGCCGGCCCTGATCATGGGAAAAACCATTCCCTTTGCTCTTATTGGTTTTTTAGAAATGTCGATAGCGCTGGCCTTTGGCGTGTTATGGTTCCGCGTCCCGTTTGTCGGCTCATGGGTATTGCTCTATTCTCTTGCGTTTGTCTATCTTTTTACCACGCTCGGTATCGGCATGTTTGCCTCGACCGTCTCCAAAACGCAACAGCAGGCGATGTTTCTGACCTGGTTCTTTTCGATTTTTGCAATTATGACTTCCGGATTTTTCATCCCGATCGCCAATATGCCACCGCCGATTCAATACCTGACCTATCTAAATCCGCTGCGCTATTTCATGAAAATCACCCGTGCCATAATGATGAAAGGGGCGACGTTGGAAATTCTCTACCCCGATGTAATGGCAATGCTGCTGTTCGGCGCGGCGATATTCACATTTTCCATCCTCCGTTTCTCCAAGCGAGTGAAATAATCTTGCCCGGTGAACACCTTTCACTCATTACTTTCTTGTTCTGAGAAGAGACCATTCTGTCATTGAGGCAGGATATTGTACTGCCATACACCATATGCTTGCTTGGAGGAAACTCAGATGCCTAAATTGGCGCCGCTTTCGGCATCAAAGAGAAGGAATTTCTCCCGGTGGAAATCAAACCTGAGACTGTCGTTCTTCTTCACCATCTCCGGCTCGGCGGTACACACAAGATTTATACCATTCATCTCAATAGTGATAATCGCCCGATCGCCCAAATACTCCACACTTTTCACCATCCCGGAATATTTTCCCTGTGGCGAGATCACAATATCCTCAGGACGAATGCCAATAACAATTTTTTTGCCGCCGTATTCCTTGCCGAATGGCTCAAAAGGAATATCAAGAGGCTGAATAGTACCATTCTCTATGTGACCATTAACAAGATTTATCTTGGGCGTTCCCAGAAACGATGCGACGAAG
The genomic region above belongs to Candidatus Zixiibacteriota bacterium and contains:
- a CDS encoding ABC transporter permease; the encoded protein is MFRTVIALIRKEFRQVFRDHNMLRMIFVMPIIQLLVLGYAVSTDVKNIDTAVYDFDRSVYSREYIRSLSAGDYFITRASRFPVMNADHGFRENLYSTAIIIPKDFSRQLQERRKADIGFMVDGANANSAAIALGYINIITGRYNEKVTGLSLPITMRQQRLYNPEAESVDFMVPGIVSVLLTMITMMLTSMAIVREREIGTLEQLMVTPITTPALIMGKTIPFALIGFLEMSIALAFGVLWFRVPFVGSWVLLYSLAFVYLFTTLGIGMFASTVSKTQQQAMFLTWFFSIFAIMTSGFFIPIANMPPPIQYLTYLNPLRYFMKITRAIMMKGATLEILYPDVMAMLLFGAAIFTFSILRFSKRVK